The following proteins are encoded in a genomic region of Cyclonatronum proteinivorum:
- a CDS encoding arylesterase — MLNPRFVHLIFLLTLFTIVGAFSPSFAALAPTHDDETPLPRVVIFGDSIAAGFGLDPDEAFPALIQQKADEAGYAVEVVNAGLSGETSAAGLRRIEWMLRRPIDVFVLELGGNDGLRGIDPEVTKRNLDGILNRVRESNADVRLVLTGMEAPPNMGAAYTDRFRAIFRELADAHELVFMPFILEDVAGIPELNLPDGIHPTAEGHRIIAANLWQYLAPVLREVSSR; from the coding sequence ATGCTGAACCCCCGTTTTGTTCATCTCATTTTTTTACTGACGCTCTTCACAATAGTAGGCGCCTTCAGTCCATCGTTTGCTGCGCTCGCGCCAACGCATGACGATGAAACGCCCCTGCCCCGGGTCGTCATTTTTGGCGACAGCATAGCAGCGGGCTTCGGGCTCGATCCCGATGAAGCCTTTCCGGCCCTCATCCAGCAAAAAGCCGATGAAGCCGGCTATGCGGTTGAAGTCGTCAATGCCGGACTCAGCGGCGAGACCTCCGCCGCCGGACTCCGCCGCATCGAATGGATGCTCCGTCGCCCGATTGATGTGTTCGTGCTCGAACTCGGCGGCAACGACGGCCTGCGCGGCATTGATCCCGAGGTGACCAAACGCAATCTCGACGGCATCCTGAACCGCGTCAGGGAGTCCAATGCGGATGTGCGCCTTGTGCTCACCGGCATGGAAGCCCCGCCCAACATGGGGGCCGCATACACCGACCGCTTCCGCGCCATCTTCCGCGAGCTTGCCGACGCGCACGAGCTCGTCTTCATGCCCTTCATCCTTGAAGATGTAGCCGGCATCCCGGAACTCAACCTGCCCGACGGCATTCATCCCACCGCAGAAGGACACCGCATCATCGCCGCCAACTTGTGGCAGTACCTCGCGCCCGTCCTCCGGGAGGTCAGCAGCCGCTGA
- the hisS gene encoding histidine--tRNA ligase: protein MSSQKFQTLHGMFDILPGESEKWNWLETVIRDTAREFHFSEIRTPVMEPTELIARGIGQLTDIVSKEMFGFSRGETNYVLRPEGTAPVARAFVQHRLDQRGGAQKLFYIGPMFRAERPQKGRQRQFHQFGAELMGTDSPLADVEIIRFMMRVYEKIGLTNVTLMLNSVGDPESRAAYKSALQDYFRPHLSELSDISRTRFEQNPMRILDSKEAEDQAFIEKAPLITDFLNDACRAHFEEVKALLTHEGIAFTENPRLVRGLDYYTKTAFELVSPDVGSQDALGGGGRYDLLIEEIGGAHTPAVGFACGMERMLLACEALGIQPGGERPLDVYLVCRGTEAQHWAMHAMPAIRKTGLSCTMDFSGKSIKAQLKDANRQQARFALIIGEQELADQKFTFRDMHESTENSLGFPEILSRLSGN, encoded by the coding sequence ATGTCTTCGCAAAAATTTCAAACGCTGCACGGGATGTTTGATATCCTGCCCGGTGAATCCGAAAAATGGAACTGGTTAGAAACGGTGATTCGGGATACGGCCCGGGAATTTCATTTTAGCGAAATCCGCACGCCCGTGATGGAGCCGACCGAGCTGATTGCGCGGGGTATCGGGCAGCTCACGGATATTGTTTCGAAGGAGATGTTCGGCTTCAGCCGGGGCGAGACCAATTATGTGCTGCGTCCGGAGGGGACGGCACCGGTGGCCCGGGCGTTTGTGCAGCACCGGCTTGATCAGCGGGGTGGGGCGCAGAAGCTGTTTTATATCGGCCCGATGTTCCGTGCGGAGCGTCCGCAGAAGGGGCGTCAGCGGCAGTTTCATCAGTTTGGCGCGGAGCTGATGGGCACCGATTCGCCGCTTGCCGATGTGGAGATCATCCGGTTTATGATGCGGGTGTATGAGAAGATTGGTCTGACCAACGTGACGCTTATGCTCAACTCGGTAGGCGACCCGGAAAGTCGCGCGGCCTATAAATCTGCGCTTCAGGATTATTTTCGTCCGCACCTGTCGGAACTGAGCGACATTTCGCGAACACGTTTTGAGCAAAACCCTATGCGGATTCTCGACTCCAAAGAAGCTGAGGATCAGGCTTTCATCGAAAAGGCCCCGCTCATCACGGATTTTCTTAATGATGCATGCCGGGCGCATTTCGAAGAAGTGAAAGCGCTGCTCACGCATGAAGGCATTGCCTTTACCGAAAATCCGCGTCTGGTTCGGGGTCTTGATTATTACACCAAAACCGCTTTTGAGCTGGTGAGTCCGGATGTGGGCTCGCAGGATGCGCTCGGGGGCGGGGGCCGCTATGATCTGCTGATTGAGGAGATCGGCGGTGCACACACGCCGGCCGTCGGCTTTGCCTGCGGTATGGAGCGGATGCTGCTTGCCTGCGAGGCACTGGGAATTCAGCCGGGCGGCGAACGTCCGCTGGATGTGTACCTTGTTTGCCGGGGTACTGAAGCGCAGCACTGGGCCATGCACGCCATGCCAGCCATCCGGAAAACCGGGCTGAGCTGTACGATGGATTTCTCGGGAAAGTCCATCAAAGCGCAGCTCAAAGATGCCAACCGGCAGCAGGCACGCTTTGCACTCATTATCGGCGAGCAGGAGCTGGCCGATCAGAAGTTCACTTTTAGAGATATGCACGAAAGTACGGAAAACAGCCTGGGTTTTCCGGAGATATTGAGCCGGCTTTCGGGCAACTGA
- a CDS encoding lysophospholipid acyltransferase family protein, whose protein sequence is MKGNPNESDRIFKLDFEPESPVLRTALRLFRAPLEKVLDFKGLNDIHSRAKALPGDAHFSTKLLEAMNITLVFDERDLERIPKNGKLVIVANHPFGGIEGVILGSILQQVRPDAKILANFMLERIPELRDLFLFVNPFETKEAIRENLGAMKAAMALLKNDQCLGVFPAGEVSHRNWGEKTIHDPEWKDSITKIIQKSGSPVLPIFFCGANGPLFQTAGLIHPRLRTLLLPRQFSNKENATIKVRFGKLITASKLKGFSSTPELTRYLKQRTYLLQSIVDDQPEESSIRREAAASAKQKYEKIIDPLPVEKLEADIAALGKEQLLLSSNEYDVFYAAHAQIPNIMREIGRLREVSFRATDEGTGKSIDLDAYDEHYLHLFVWQREKKELVGAYRLGQTDKILTSQGASGLYTTTLFRMKPGLLKKLNPALEMGRSFVAPHYQRSFAPLLLLWKGIGHFVALHPKYRILFGPVSISNDYETSSRNLMVKFLTVSNFLPDLAKDVKPRIPFKTSKKVGWQPAKNSGEVIDIDDVSEMVSKIEPDEKGVPILLKQYLKLGGKLLGFNIDPDFADALDGLILVDLTKTDEKILSRYMSKEGLAKFKELHKDSLPKPVN, encoded by the coding sequence ATGAAGGGAAACCCGAACGAGTCGGACAGGATTTTTAAGCTGGACTTTGAGCCTGAGTCGCCTGTGCTGCGAACAGCACTCAGACTATTCCGCGCTCCTCTCGAAAAAGTTCTGGACTTCAAAGGACTTAACGATATTCACAGCCGTGCCAAGGCCCTTCCCGGTGATGCACACTTTAGCACCAAGCTGCTCGAAGCGATGAACATCACCCTTGTATTTGATGAGCGTGATCTTGAGCGCATTCCTAAAAACGGCAAGCTTGTGATTGTGGCCAATCATCCGTTCGGGGGGATAGAAGGGGTAATTTTGGGGTCAATTCTGCAACAGGTGCGACCGGATGCCAAAATCCTTGCCAATTTTATGCTGGAGCGTATACCTGAACTTCGGGATCTGTTCCTTTTTGTAAATCCCTTTGAAACGAAAGAAGCCATCCGGGAAAACCTCGGCGCCATGAAAGCTGCCATGGCCCTGCTGAAAAATGATCAGTGCCTCGGCGTATTTCCTGCCGGGGAAGTCTCGCACAGAAACTGGGGCGAGAAAACCATTCATGATCCCGAATGGAAAGACAGCATCACCAAAATTATTCAAAAATCGGGCAGCCCGGTTTTGCCGATTTTTTTCTGCGGCGCCAACGGCCCGCTATTCCAGACGGCCGGGCTGATTCATCCCCGGCTCCGCACCTTGCTGCTGCCGCGTCAGTTTTCCAACAAGGAAAATGCAACCATTAAAGTACGTTTTGGCAAGCTTATCACGGCAAGCAAGCTCAAAGGGTTCAGCAGTACGCCCGAGCTTACCCGCTACCTGAAGCAGCGTACCTACCTGCTGCAGAGTATTGTGGACGATCAGCCGGAAGAGTCAAGTATCCGCAGGGAAGCAGCAGCGTCTGCAAAGCAGAAGTATGAGAAAATTATTGATCCCCTGCCGGTAGAAAAGCTCGAAGCGGATATCGCTGCCTTAGGCAAAGAGCAGCTGCTGCTTTCCAGCAACGAATACGACGTCTTCTATGCCGCCCATGCTCAGATTCCAAACATTATGCGGGAGATCGGGCGGCTTCGGGAAGTGTCTTTTAGGGCCACGGATGAAGGCACCGGAAAATCTATCGACCTCGATGCATACGATGAACACTACCTGCATCTGTTTGTGTGGCAGCGGGAGAAAAAAGAGCTGGTTGGCGCCTACCGTCTCGGACAAACCGATAAAATTCTGACTTCTCAGGGCGCGAGCGGACTTTACACCACAACCCTGTTTCGCATGAAGCCCGGCCTGCTCAAAAAGCTGAACCCGGCACTTGAAATGGGGCGTTCGTTCGTTGCGCCGCACTATCAGCGCTCCTTCGCCCCGCTCCTGCTGCTTTGGAAAGGTATCGGGCACTTCGTGGCGCTGCATCCGAAATACCGCATATTGTTCGGTCCGGTAAGCATCAGCAACGATTATGAAACGAGCTCACGCAACCTGATGGTCAAGTTTCTCACCGTGAGCAATTTTCTGCCCGATTTGGCCAAAGATGTGAAACCCCGCATCCCTTTCAAAACCTCTAAAAAAGTCGGATGGCAGCCTGCCAAAAATTCGGGTGAAGTAATCGACATCGATGATGTCTCCGAAATGGTATCTAAAATTGAGCCCGATGAAAAGGGCGTCCCGATTTTGCTGAAGCAGTACCTGAAACTTGGCGGCAAGCTACTCGGCTTCAATATCGATCCGGATTTCGCCGATGCCCTCGACGGCCTCATCCTTGTTGACCTTACCAAGACAGATGAGAAAATTCTTTCCCGTTACATGAGTAAAGAAGGCCTCGCCAAATTTAAAGAATTGCATAAGGATTCTCTTCCCAAACCGGTGAACTGA
- a CDS encoding ATP-dependent Clp protease adaptor ClpS, producing the protein MKTIQSPGDPVSKSLFQRFSGPQEYDPENEDSFGPAEEVKDKVEEPPRYVVYLLNDDYSTFDFVVHVLVSIFRKSVEDAIRITNEVHHKGKGVCGMYTRQIAETKIMLVEEASSSAGFPLRAVMEEA; encoded by the coding sequence GTGAAAACTATTCAGTCACCGGGCGATCCCGTCTCCAAAAGCCTGTTTCAGCGATTCAGCGGCCCGCAGGAATATGATCCCGAAAACGAAGACTCTTTTGGGCCGGCCGAAGAGGTAAAAGATAAGGTAGAGGAGCCGCCCCGCTATGTTGTTTATCTTTTGAATGATGACTACTCGACCTTTGATTTTGTGGTTCATGTGCTGGTAAGCATTTTCCGGAAGTCTGTTGAAGACGCCATCCGCATCACCAATGAAGTGCACCACAAAGGCAAGGGGGTGTGCGGCATGTACACCCGTCAAATTGCAGAAACAAAAATTATGCTGGTTGAAGAAGCAAGCAGCTCCGCCGGATTCCCGCTACGGGCCGTAATGGAAGAAGCCTGA
- the clpA gene encoding ATP-dependent Clp protease ATP-binding subunit ClpA has translation MINKKLDSALKNTYTIAKAQRHVYVCLEHLLHAMLQEDEGRRILHNCGADTERLTRDIKSFYKDLEVSEETDYDPVHTVSFKRALHKALVHARSADKSEVTIGDMLICIFDEDESHACFFLRRQGVNRIDVLNYISHGITKPGIEPEFDGSGEDETADTASGSPYADESEEAGEDSRTKSGSRKKPGFLEQFTENWTALAKAGKFDKVIGRDLEIQRSIEILCRRMKNNPIYVGDPGVGKTAITRGLAQRIVDGEVPERLQDFTIYALDLGNLIAGTRYRGDFEARLKGVLNALKKQERVILFIDEIHTIVGAGAAGGSTMDAANLLKPLLADGSLKCIGATTYEEFKNVFEKDRALSRRFQKIDIAEPDEQVAISILEGLKEPFEKHHSIKYQPSAIEAMVRLSARYLNERRLPDKAVDVLDETGAQVSLNHPERKTVTTKDVELLISKIARIPVQSISSEEKESLKDLETKLGNKVFGQDQAIHALVTAIKRHRAGLGHATKPIGSFLFSGPTGVGKTELCKVLSAELGIELIRFDMSEYMEKHTVSRLIGAPAGYVGFEQGGLLTEAVRKNPNAVLLLDEIEKAHADLFSILLQIMDYATLTDNTGRKTDFRSVILVMTSNLGSREMSSTAIGFAGAGFGSKGNPLKAIEQHFTPEFRNRLDGTVIFDRLDERVILKIADRQLSELSAMLSEKKVVLTADDSARQWLAQHGYQPAYGARPMGRLIQEKIKDRLVDEILFGRLQNGGEVRLYSETDELKFSFDA, from the coding sequence ATGATCAACAAGAAACTCGACAGCGCCCTTAAAAATACCTACACCATTGCCAAGGCGCAGCGACATGTGTATGTCTGCCTGGAACATCTGCTTCACGCCATGCTTCAGGAAGATGAAGGCCGCCGGATTTTGCACAACTGCGGTGCGGATACCGAACGTCTCACCCGCGATATCAAATCTTTTTATAAGGATCTGGAAGTCAGTGAAGAGACAGATTACGATCCGGTTCATACCGTAAGCTTTAAACGGGCGCTGCACAAAGCGCTGGTTCATGCCCGCAGCGCCGATAAAAGCGAAGTCACCATTGGGGATATGCTCATCTGTATTTTTGATGAAGATGAGAGTCACGCCTGTTTTTTCCTGCGCAGGCAGGGCGTAAACCGCATCGATGTGCTCAACTACATCTCGCACGGCATTACCAAGCCGGGTATTGAACCCGAGTTCGACGGCTCAGGCGAAGATGAGACCGCAGACACAGCCTCCGGCAGCCCGTATGCCGACGAAAGCGAAGAAGCCGGTGAGGACAGCCGGACAAAGTCCGGTAGCAGGAAAAAGCCAGGTTTCCTGGAACAGTTTACCGAAAACTGGACGGCGCTTGCCAAAGCGGGCAAGTTCGATAAAGTCATCGGACGTGATCTCGAGATTCAGCGCAGCATCGAAATTTTGTGCCGCCGCATGAAAAACAATCCGATTTATGTGGGTGACCCCGGTGTCGGGAAAACGGCCATTACCCGCGGACTGGCGCAGCGTATCGTGGACGGAGAAGTGCCCGAACGGCTGCAGGACTTCACTATTTATGCGCTCGATCTCGGCAATCTGATCGCGGGCACCCGCTACCGCGGCGATTTCGAAGCCCGGCTGAAAGGCGTACTCAACGCCCTCAAGAAACAGGAAAGGGTGATTTTGTTCATCGATGAAATCCACACCATCGTCGGTGCGGGGGCGGCGGGCGGCAGTACCATGGACGCCGCAAACCTGCTCAAGCCCCTGCTGGCCGACGGCAGCCTGAAATGCATTGGCGCAACGACCTACGAAGAGTTCAAAAATGTGTTTGAAAAAGACCGTGCGCTCTCCCGCCGCTTCCAGAAAATTGATATTGCCGAACCGGACGAACAGGTCGCCATCAGTATTCTGGAAGGGCTCAAAGAGCCTTTTGAAAAGCACCACAGCATTAAATATCAGCCGAGCGCCATTGAAGCCATGGTGCGGCTTTCGGCCCGCTACCTCAACGAACGCCGGCTGCCCGATAAAGCCGTTGACGTGCTCGATGAAACCGGCGCTCAGGTTTCCCTCAATCATCCCGAACGCAAAACCGTCACGACCAAAGACGTAGAACTGCTCATTTCCAAGATTGCGCGCATTCCGGTGCAGTCTATTTCCTCCGAAGAAAAAGAAAGCCTGAAAGATCTTGAGACCAAGCTGGGCAACAAAGTTTTCGGACAGGATCAGGCCATTCATGCGCTTGTTACAGCCATCAAACGGCACCGTGCGGGTCTGGGGCACGCCACCAAACCTATTGGCTCTTTCCTCTTCAGCGGACCGACCGGTGTTGGTAAGACCGAGCTTTGCAAGGTGCTGTCCGCGGAGCTGGGCATTGAACTGATCCGCTTCGATATGAGTGAGTACATGGAAAAGCACACGGTTTCCCGGCTTATAGGAGCGCCTGCGGGATATGTCGGCTTTGAACAGGGCGGACTGCTCACCGAAGCTGTGCGCAAAAATCCCAACGCCGTTTTGCTGCTTGATGAAATTGAAAAGGCCCATGCTGACCTGTTCAGCATTTTGCTGCAGATTATGGATTACGCGACCCTCACCGATAACACCGGCCGCAAAACCGACTTCCGCAGCGTGATTCTGGTCATGACCTCCAACCTGGGCTCCCGGGAAATGAGTAGCACGGCGATAGGCTTTGCCGGGGCAGGGTTTGGCAGCAAGGGAAATCCGCTGAAGGCCATCGAACAGCATTTTACCCCGGAATTTCGAAACCGTCTTGACGGCACCGTAATTTTTGATCGCCTCGACGAACGGGTTATTCTCAAAATAGCAGATCGTCAGCTCAGCGAACTGAGCGCAATGCTATCCGAAAAGAAAGTGGTGCTCACCGCTGATGACTCAGCCCGGCAGTGGCTTGCGCAGCACGGTTATCAGCCGGCCTATGGTGCACGACCGATGGGGCGCCTGATTCAGGAAAAAATTAAAGACCGGCTCGTTGATGAAATCCTTTTTGGCCGTTTACAAAATGGCGGCGAAGTGCGCCTTTACAGCGAAACGGATGAGCTAAAGTTCAGTTTTGACGCATAA
- a CDS encoding S41 family peptidase, translating to MKYTLRLFFSLLFIAATVIELRAQDIVPQWIRYQTISPDGQHIAFTYMGNLYRVPVEGGEARQLTFHEAHDFIPVWSNDGSQIAFASDRYGNFNVYVMDAMGGTASRLTFHSNDEFPYSFSHDDQHVIFGAVRQDRAEHRQFPSPSQPELYQVPVEGGRVGQIFTIPAEYVQVSTDGSRMLYHDKKGGENEWRKHQKSAIARDIWIYESESDTHRQLTFVEGEDRQPVFNTDESAFYFLSERNGSFNVHKMSLTGSEPAEQITFFELHPVRFLSYAQGTLAFGWDGELYTMQEGEEPQKVDVRIRTQDTRNTDSIITINGGVQEMAVSPNGKEIAFIARGEVFVTSTDGAFTKRITNTPQRERFVTWNHDGSAVVYASERDGQWHIFETRRVRSEEPFFYASTLLEEQIVVSDSVDAYLPSFSPDGKHLAYIAGRRTLRVMNLETRETHDLLGPEDLFHMQDGDQSFSWSPDSQWILVSWRKLLHNAEVLLLAADGSERHNLTESGFMDYSPKWVGDGDRILFFTNRDGLRSFATSGRNELDAYGIFLTGEAWDTFNLSEDDYKLMQAVQGALNGDGDGDDSNDNGDSDTTLTFELDNIRDRMARFTIHSSSISDAVLSKDGETLYYLTRFEDNANLWETNLRTRETRQAIRLNVPGGSLMWDNNMENLYLLARGSISRLNPSAGTQTPIRIAGEMTFDAAAEREHMFEHVYIRTKNVFYEPTFHGVDWSMLHEEYKKYVSHLGNSYEFAEMISEMIGELNVSHAGARFSRNIPNGDATASLGIFKDFDFEDDGIRIVEIMEGGPLDRAALRHIRAGMIIEKIDGELVSADRDVASFLNRKAGEFVLLDIVDPETGERHQVTTKPITLGQERQLLYRRFVRINEREVDELSGGRLGYVHIPGMSDGPFRSVIHDMLGRFADREAVIVDARFNGGGDLVADLAMFFTGVEFNRYATEDRVVGGEPTSRWTKPTLSMHNEAMYSDGHCYASAYTELELGLTVGMPVPGTCSFAGWSALPDGTRWGVVPISARNKSGEWMENNQTEPIIRVKNMPGFIDQGTDQQLMRSVEALLEQLDGEAYE from the coding sequence TTGAAATATACCCTACGACTCTTTTTCAGTCTGCTTTTTATAGCGGCGACCGTGATTGAGTTGCGTGCGCAAGATATTGTGCCGCAATGGATTCGCTATCAAACCATATCGCCCGACGGACAGCACATAGCTTTCACCTACATGGGCAACCTTTACCGCGTGCCTGTTGAAGGGGGCGAAGCCCGGCAGCTTACTTTTCACGAAGCACACGATTTTATTCCGGTCTGGAGCAATGACGGCTCACAAATTGCCTTCGCAAGCGACCGCTATGGCAATTTTAATGTGTATGTGATGGATGCTATGGGCGGAACAGCCTCGCGACTGACCTTCCATTCAAATGACGAATTCCCGTACAGCTTCAGTCACGACGATCAGCACGTCATTTTTGGCGCAGTACGTCAGGATCGTGCAGAACACCGTCAGTTTCCGTCTCCATCGCAGCCGGAACTGTATCAGGTACCGGTTGAAGGCGGCAGGGTCGGGCAGATTTTCACCATACCCGCCGAATATGTTCAGGTGAGTACTGACGGCAGCCGTATGCTGTATCACGACAAAAAAGGCGGCGAAAATGAGTGGCGCAAACATCAGAAATCTGCCATCGCCCGTGATATTTGGATATATGAAAGCGAAAGTGATACGCACCGGCAGCTCACTTTTGTAGAAGGGGAAGACCGGCAGCCTGTTTTCAATACTGATGAATCGGCTTTTTACTTCCTGAGTGAGCGCAACGGCAGTTTTAATGTGCACAAAATGTCGCTTACGGGTTCAGAACCCGCTGAGCAAATTACCTTCTTTGAGCTGCACCCGGTACGTTTTCTGAGCTACGCGCAGGGAACCCTTGCTTTCGGCTGGGACGGCGAGCTCTACACCATGCAGGAAGGCGAAGAACCGCAAAAAGTGGACGTCCGCATTCGCACACAGGATACCCGCAACACCGACAGTATTATCACGATCAACGGCGGTGTGCAGGAAATGGCGGTCTCCCCCAACGGAAAGGAAATTGCATTCATCGCACGGGGTGAAGTTTTTGTAACCTCTACTGACGGTGCCTTCACCAAGCGCATTACGAACACCCCGCAGCGCGAGCGCTTCGTCACCTGGAATCACGACGGCAGTGCGGTCGTATATGCGAGCGAGCGCGACGGACAGTGGCATATTTTTGAAACCCGCCGGGTACGCAGCGAAGAGCCCTTTTTCTACGCAAGCACCCTGCTCGAAGAACAGATTGTGGTCAGCGACAGCGTAGATGCCTACCTTCCCTCCTTCTCCCCTGACGGCAAACATCTTGCCTACATCGCCGGACGGCGAACCCTGCGGGTGATGAACCTCGAAACCCGTGAAACGCACGACCTGCTCGGTCCCGAAGACCTCTTCCACATGCAGGACGGCGACCAAAGCTTTTCGTGGAGTCCGGACAGTCAGTGGATTCTCGTGAGCTGGCGCAAGCTGCTTCACAACGCCGAAGTACTGCTGCTCGCCGCCGACGGCAGTGAAAGACACAACCTCACCGAAAGCGGATTCATGGACTACAGCCCGAAATGGGTGGGCGACGGCGACCGGATTCTGTTCTTCACCAACCGCGACGGCCTCCGCAGTTTCGCGACAAGCGGACGCAACGAGCTTGACGCATACGGGATTTTCCTCACAGGGGAAGCCTGGGATACCTTTAATCTGAGCGAAGATGACTACAAGCTCATGCAGGCGGTGCAGGGAGCGCTGAACGGCGACGGCGACGGCGACGACAGCAATGACAACGGCGACAGCGACACAACGCTTACGTTCGAGCTCGACAACATCCGCGATCGTATGGCGCGCTTCACCATTCACTCAAGCTCCATCAGCGATGCGGTGCTTTCCAAAGACGGGGAAACGCTGTACTACCTCACCCGCTTTGAAGACAACGCTAACCTTTGGGAAACCAACCTCCGCACCCGCGAAACCCGGCAGGCTATTCGTCTGAACGTGCCCGGTGGCAGCCTGATGTGGGATAACAACATGGAAAACCTCTATCTCCTCGCACGCGGCTCCATTTCCCGACTGAACCCCTCTGCGGGTACCCAAACCCCGATCCGTATTGCCGGAGAGATGACCTTTGATGCCGCAGCTGAGCGCGAACACATGTTCGAGCACGTGTACATCCGCACCAAAAACGTCTTCTACGAGCCAACTTTCCACGGGGTGGACTGGAGCATGCTGCATGAAGAGTACAAAAAATATGTGTCGCACCTGGGCAACTCCTACGAATTTGCAGAGATGATCTCCGAGATGATTGGCGAGCTGAATGTTTCGCATGCCGGCGCACGCTTTTCCCGAAATATTCCCAACGGCGATGCTACAGCTTCCCTTGGCATTTTCAAGGATTTCGATTTTGAAGACGACGGAATCCGTATTGTGGAAATTATGGAAGGCGGTCCGCTCGACCGGGCCGCACTGCGGCACATCAGAGCCGGCATGATTATTGAAAAAATTGACGGGGAGCTCGTAAGTGCCGACCGCGATGTAGCCTCCTTCCTGAACCGCAAAGCCGGGGAATTTGTCCTCCTTGACATTGTTGATCCGGAAACCGGGGAGCGTCATCAGGTAACGACCAAGCCCATCACCCTGGGGCAGGAGCGACAGTTGCTGTACCGGCGTTTTGTGCGTATTAATGAGCGGGAAGTTGACGAGCTGAGCGGTGGTCGCCTGGGCTATGTGCACATTCCCGGCATGAGCGACGGGCCGTTCCGCAGCGTGATTCATGACATGCTGGGCCGCTTCGCAGATCGTGAAGCCGTAATTGTGGATGCGCGCTTCAACGGCGGCGGCGATCTTGTGGCCGATCTCGCCATGTTTTTTACCGGCGTGGAATTCAACCGCTACGCGACCGAAGACCGGGTTGTGGGCGGCGAACCAACCTCCCGCTGGACCAAGCCTACCCTCTCCATGCACAATGAAGCCATGTATTCTGACGGCCATTGCTACGCAAGCGCCTACACCGAGCTGGAACTCGGCCTTACAGTCGGCATGCCTGTGCCGGGCACCTGCAGCTTTGCCGGCTGGTCTGCGCTGCCCGACGGTACCCGCTGGGGCGTTGTACCCATCAGCGCGCGCAACAAAAGCGGCGAATGGATGGAGAACAACCAAACCGAACCGATCATCCGCGTCAAAAATATGCCCGGCTTCATTGATCAGGGCACAGATCAGCAACTGATGCGTTCTGTGGAAGCCTTGCTCGAACAACTGGACGGCGAAGCCTACGAGTAG